The sequence below is a genomic window from Sphingomonas crusticola.
CTCGTCGAGCTGGAAATCCGCGAACTGCTGTCGTCCTACGACTTTGACGGCGACAACATCCCCGTCATCCAGGGTTCGGCGGTTTGCGCACTCAACGGCACCAAGCCCGAGATCGGCCATGCTGCCGTGCTCAAGCTGATGGAAGCTGTCGACACGTTCATCCCGCAGCCCGATCGTCCGCTGGACAAGCCGTTCCTGATGCCGATCGAGGACGTGTTCTCGATCTCCGGTCGCGGCACGGTCGTCACCGGTCGCGTCGAGACGGGCGTCGTCAAGGTTGGCGAGGAAGTCGAGATTGTCGGTCTGACCGACACGAAAAAGACCGTCGTCACCGGCGTCGAAATGTTCCGCAAGCTGCTCGACAGCGGCCAGGCGGGCGACAATATCGGCGCGCTGCTGCGCGGCGTTGGCCGTGACGACGTTGAGCGTGGCCAGGTTCTCTGCAAGCCGGGTTCGATCAAGCCGCACACCGAATTCTCGTCGGAAGTCTACGTGCTGTCCAAGGAAGAGGGTGGCCGTCACACGCCATTCTTCGCCAACTACCGCCCGCAATTCTACTTCCGCACGACCGACGTGACCGGCGAAGTCGTCCTCCCCGAGGGCACCGAGATGGTCATGCCGGGCGACAACGTGAAGCTGGGCGTCAAGCTCATCGCGCCGATCGCGATGGAGCAGGGCCTGCGTTTCTCGATCCGCGAAGGCGGTCGTACCGTCGGCGCCGGGGTTGTCAGCTCGATCACCGCGTAATATAAGTACGTCATCGCAGCCGCCCGACTCCCTCTGCGGAGTCGGGCGGTTTGCTTTTTATGAGAGGGGCGTACCTTTAGGGATCGCCCCCAGGCTCTTTCGCATCGGTAGGAACCATGGACAGCAATATCCGCATTCGCCTGAAGGCGTTCGACCATCGCGTGCTCGATCAGGCAACCGGCGAGATCGCCGACACCGCCCGACGTACCGGCGCACTGACCCGTGGACCCATTCCCCTGCCGACGCGCATTGAAAAGTTCACGGTCAACCGTGGCCCGCACATCGACAAGAAGTCGCGCGAGCAGTTCGAGGTTCGCACCTTCAAGCGCCTGCTTGATATCGTGCAGCCGACCCCGCAGACTGTCGACGCTTTGATGAAGCTCGATCTTGCTGCAGGTGTTGATGTTGAGATCAAACTCGCGTAAGCGAGCCGCTCTCGACAAGAGATTCGGTCTTTGACCGCTCCCCGACGAAAGTTGGGGTCCAGCTAAACCGCTGGAACTGGACTCCGGCTTCTGCTGGGGAACACGAAATTCGAGGGATACCGGTCGGCTTTGCCGGCGCCTGCGTCCCCGCCATTCGCTCTCGAGCGGATCTCTGGCCCAGGCGGGGGCACGCAGTTTCATTGGGCTGGGCTTCGGGAACACCCGGAGCCTTTTTCGTTGGCAAGCTCTCCGCTTACGCGGCGAGCCTCTGGTTGGAAGGAATTGATCATGCGCACCGGCGTGATCGCGAAGAAGATGGGGATGACCCGGCTGTTCCAGGACGACGGGCGCCATGTGCCCGTGACCGTTCTGCAGCTCGAAGGTCTCCAGGTCCTTGCCCGCAAGGAAGAGGCCCGTGACGGCTACGTCGCGGTACAGCTCGGCGCGGGCGTGGCCAAGGCCAAGAACGTTGCAAAGCCGCAGCGCGGCCATTTCGGCAAGGCCGAAGTCGAGCCCAAGGCTTATGTTGCCGAATTCCGCGTGACCGAGGACAATCTCCTCGATGTCGGCGCGGAGATTTCGGCCGAGCATTTCGTCGCCGGCCAGATGGTCGACATCCAGGGTCGCACCCAGGGCAAGGGCTTCCAGGGCGGTATGAAGCGCTGGGGTTTCGGCGGCCTGCGCGCCACCCACGGCGTCTCCGTCTCGCACCGTTCGCTTGGTTCGACCGGTCAGCGCCAGGATCCGGGCAAGGTCTTCAAGAACAAGAAGATGGCCGGTCACATGGGTGACAAGAATCGCACGCAGCAGAATCTCGAGATCGTACGCACGGACGCCGAGCGCGGTCTGCTCTACATCAAGGGCTCGGTGCCCGGTTCGAAGGGTGGCTGGGTCCTCGTCAAGGATGCCGTCAAGCTTCCGGGCCATAAGGACGCGCCGAAGCCGGCCGGCCTGAAGGCCGCCGCCAACAGCAACAGCAACAATGCCGCTCCGGTCGTTGACACGCCCGAAGTCGCCGAAGGCCAGGAGGGCTGATCATGAAAATTCAGGTCAAGAACCTCGATGGATCGTCGGAGAAGGGCGACCTCGAACTGAACGACGCGATCTTCGGGATCGAGCCGCGTGCCGACATCCTGCACCGGGTCGTCACCTGGCAGCTCGAGAAGCGTCGCGGCACCGCCCGCGGCACCCGCGAGCGCTCCGATGTCGCGCGTACCGGCAAGCGTCTGGGCAACCAGAAGGGCGGCGGTACTGCTCGTCACGGCGATCGTGCGGCCCCGATCTTCATCGGCGGCGGCAAGGCGCACGGCGCGCGTGTTCGTGACTTCAACCCGAGCCTCAACAAGAAGGTTCGCGCCCTCGGCCTGAAGATGGCGCTCAGCGCCAAGGCCAAGGACGGCAACCTGGTCGTGATGAGCGGCCTCGATGTGGCGGAAGGCAAGACCAAGACGCTCGCGACGCAGCTCGAGACGCTCGGTTTCGGCAAGAAGGCATTGGTGATCGACGGCGACGCGATCAACGTCAGCTTCGCGCACGCATCCGGCAATTTGCACGGTGTGAACCTGCTGCCGGCAGTAGGCGCCAACGTCTACGACATCCTTAAGGCCGACACGCTGGTGCTGACGCGCGCGGCGATCGAAAAGCTGGAGGCGCGTTTCAATGGCTAAAAAGCCGGCCAAGACGACGGTGGACAACCGTCATTACGACGTGGTGCTCGCGCCCCACATCACCGAAAAGTCGACCATGCTCTCCGAGCATAATGCAGTCGTCTTCAAGGTGGCGGGCGACGCGACCAAGCCCGAGATCAAGGCCGCCGTCGAGGCGCTGTTCTCGGTCACGGTGACGGGCGTCAACACGATCGTCACCAAGGGTAAGACCAAGCGCTGGAAGGGCGAGCCCTACAAGCGTTCGGACTCCAAGAAGGCAATCGTGACCCTGGCCGAAGGCCAGCAGATCGATATTACGACGGGAATCTGAGGCGATGGCGCTCAAAAATTACAATCCGACGAGCCCGGCTCGCCGCGGCCTGATCCTGATTGACCGTTCGTCGCTCTACAAGGGCAAGCCGGTCAAGGCGCTGACGGTTGGTCTGACCAAGTCCGGCGGCCGCAACAACCAGGGCCATGCGACTGCGCGCGGCATCGGTGGCGGTCACAAGCAGAAGTATCGCTTCATCGATTTCAAGCGTCGCAAGTGGGACGCGCCGGCTACGGTCGAGCGGATCGAATATGATCCCAACCGTTCGGCGTTCATCGCGCTGGTGAAGTATGAGGACGGCGAGCTCGCCTACATCATCGCACCGCAGCGGCTTGCCGTCGGCGACACGATCGTCTCCGCCAAGAAGACGGACGTGAAGCCCGGTAACGCGATGGAAATCGGCCAGGCCCCGGTCGGAACGATCGTCCACAATGTCGAGATGAAGCCCGGCAAGGGCGGTCAGATCGCACGTGCGGCGGGCACTTATGTGCAGATCGTCGGCCGCGACAAGGGCATGGTGATGGTCCGCCTCAACTCGGGCGAGCAGCGCTACGTGCATTCCAACTGCATGTGCACCGTGGGCGCCGTGTCCAACCCGGATAATGGCAACCAGAATTTGGCGAAGGCCGGCCGCAACCGCTGGCTCGGCTATCGTCCGCTTACCCGCGGCGTCGCCAAGAACCCGGTCGACCATCCGCACGGCGGCGGCGAAGGCCGTACTTCGGGCGGCCGTCATCCGGTCACCCCGTGGGGCAAGCCGACGAAGGGTCACCGTACCCGCAAGAACAAATCGACCGACAAGATGATCATCCGGTCGCGTCATTCGACCAAGAGGAAGGGCTAACAATGGCTCGTTCAGTCTGGAAGGGCCCGTTCGTCGAACTGAGCCTTCTGAAGAAGGCATCGGCCGCACAGGACGGTGGCACGCGTGGTGCGATCAAGACCTGGTCGCGTCGCTCAACGATCATGCCGCAATTCGTCGGCCTGACCTTCAATGTTTATAACGGCCGCAAGTTCGTGCCGGTGTCGGTCAACGAGGACATGGTGGGCATGAAGCTCGGCGAGTTCGCGCCGACCCGCTATTTCCCCGGCCACGCCGCGGACAAGAAGGGTAAGCGCTGATGTCTAAGCCAGCATCCCCCCGCAAGGTTGGCGACAAGGAAGCCCTTGCCGTCGATACGT
It includes:
- a CDS encoding 50S ribosomal protein L23: MAKKPAKTTVDNRHYDVVLAPHITEKSTMLSEHNAVVFKVAGDATKPEIKAAVEALFSVTVTGVNTIVTKGKTKRWKGEPYKRSDSKKAIVTLAEGQQIDITTGI
- the rplD gene encoding 50S ribosomal protein L4: MKIQVKNLDGSSEKGDLELNDAIFGIEPRADILHRVVTWQLEKRRGTARGTRERSDVARTGKRLGNQKGGGTARHGDRAAPIFIGGGKAHGARVRDFNPSLNKKVRALGLKMALSAKAKDGNLVVMSGLDVAEGKTKTLATQLETLGFGKKALVIDGDAINVSFAHASGNLHGVNLLPAVGANVYDILKADTLVLTRAAIEKLEARFNG
- the tuf gene encoding elongation factor Tu, with protein sequence MAKAKFERTKPHCNIGTIGHVDHGKTSLTAAITKVLAETGGATFVDYANIDKAPEERERGITISTAHVEYETQARHYAHVDCPGHADYVKNMITGAAQMDGGILVVSATDGPMPQTREHILLARQVGVPQLVVFMNKVDLVDDAEILELVELEIRELLSSYDFDGDNIPVIQGSAVCALNGTKPEIGHAAVLKLMEAVDTFIPQPDRPLDKPFLMPIEDVFSISGRGTVVTGRVETGVVKVGEEVEIVGLTDTKKTVVTGVEMFRKLLDSGQAGDNIGALLRGVGRDDVERGQVLCKPGSIKPHTEFSSEVYVLSKEEGGRHTPFFANYRPQFYFRTTDVTGEVVLPEGTEMVMPGDNVKLGVKLIAPIAMEQGLRFSIREGGRTVGAGVVSSITA
- the rplB gene encoding 50S ribosomal protein L2; amino-acid sequence: MALKNYNPTSPARRGLILIDRSSLYKGKPVKALTVGLTKSGGRNNQGHATARGIGGGHKQKYRFIDFKRRKWDAPATVERIEYDPNRSAFIALVKYEDGELAYIIAPQRLAVGDTIVSAKKTDVKPGNAMEIGQAPVGTIVHNVEMKPGKGGQIARAAGTYVQIVGRDKGMVMVRLNSGEQRYVHSNCMCTVGAVSNPDNGNQNLAKAGRNRWLGYRPLTRGVAKNPVDHPHGGGEGRTSGGRHPVTPWGKPTKGHRTRKNKSTDKMIIRSRHSTKRKG
- the rplC gene encoding 50S ribosomal protein L3, with protein sequence MRTGVIAKKMGMTRLFQDDGRHVPVTVLQLEGLQVLARKEEARDGYVAVQLGAGVAKAKNVAKPQRGHFGKAEVEPKAYVAEFRVTEDNLLDVGAEISAEHFVAGQMVDIQGRTQGKGFQGGMKRWGFGGLRATHGVSVSHRSLGSTGQRQDPGKVFKNKKMAGHMGDKNRTQQNLEIVRTDAERGLLYIKGSVPGSKGGWVLVKDAVKLPGHKDAPKPAGLKAAANSNSNNAAPVVDTPEVAEGQEG
- the rpsJ gene encoding 30S ribosomal protein S10, whose translation is MDSNIRIRLKAFDHRVLDQATGEIADTARRTGALTRGPIPLPTRIEKFTVNRGPHIDKKSREQFEVRTFKRLLDIVQPTPQTVDALMKLDLAAGVDVEIKLA
- the rpsS gene encoding 30S ribosomal protein S19, which translates into the protein MARSVWKGPFVELSLLKKASAAQDGGTRGAIKTWSRRSTIMPQFVGLTFNVYNGRKFVPVSVNEDMVGMKLGEFAPTRYFPGHAADKKGKR